A region from the Wolbachia endosymbiont of Folsomia candida genome encodes:
- a CDS encoding IS4 family transposase yields the protein MIKGLKMYGVNTNTQYTDSLGDKWLERELRHVNLGDIRLNKRLITTSYLIERKASGSINQSCGGWKEAKGAYRLFSNEKLEAEKIYSSHHKETAERIKGNKLIFSIQDTSYLDFDSHINTKGLGSISKAYTKHKKGLLLHSALMVSKEGLPLGLSSQQCWARPARKEETAKEKANRKYRTSIEEKESYKWIAALKETINNVSKDVQLVTLGDREADIFKFLWIAESLGSFYVIRNRANRKFICTEEGKTDLQTRIAQLPVKEKIVLEVAKNGHQKSRKANIEVKYMKGYIPIRAPYIYGSKDTAHKISDKVAVYVVSAKEMDPPKGVEAIDWTLLTNVPVNSTLDAIERINWYKLRWKIEEYFRILKSGCKIESSRLTTKERLQKLIAIKSIITFKILYLTKVALSHPMEACTKVLSNEEWKALYIREHQVATLPEEPPNIKQAIIWLGKLGGFMNRKGDNLPGSMTLWRGYENLRESMVMLHIITSQSYG from the coding sequence TTGATAAAGGGTTTAAAAATGTACGGAGTAAATACAAATACGCAATATACTGATAGCTTAGGGGACAAATGGCTAGAAAGAGAGTTGAGACATGTTAATCTGGGAGATATAAGGCTTAATAAGAGGCTTATTACAACAAGTTATCTTATAGAGCGTAAGGCATCTGGATCAATTAATCAAAGTTGTGGTGGATGGAAAGAAGCTAAGGGCGCGTACAGGTTGTTTAGTAATGAAAAGCTTGAGGCCGAGAAAATTTATTCTTCTCATCATAAAGAAACAGCGGAAAGGATAAAAGGAAATAAGCTTATATTTTCAATCCAAGATACTAGTTATTTGGATTTTGACTCTCATATAAATACCAAAGGGCTAGGCAGTATTTCTAAAGCTTATACAAAGCATAAAAAGGGTTTGCTGCTGCATAGTGCCTTAATGGTCAGTAAAGAAGGATTACCTTTAGGTTTATCTTCTCAACAGTGCTGGGCGCGTCCCGCTAGAAAAGAAGAAACAGCAAAAGAAAAAGCAAATAGGAAATACCGTACTTCTATAGAGGAGAAAGAAAGTTATAAGTGGATAGCAGCACTAAAAGAAACCATAAATAACGTTTCCAAAGATGTACAACTTGTCACTCTTGGTGATAGGGAAGCAGATATCTTCAAATTTTTATGGATAGCTGAATCATTGGGTAGTTTTTATGTAATCCGTAACCGAGCTAATAGAAAATTTATCTGTACTGAAGAGGGAAAAACAGATTTGCAAACACGCATAGCTCAACTTCCGGTAAAAGAGAAAATCGTCTTGGAAGTTGCTAAAAACGGGCACCAGAAGTCAAGAAAAGCAAATATTGAAGTAAAATATATGAAAGGCTATATACCTATCAGAGCGCCTTACATTTATGGGTCAAAAGATACAGCACATAAAATAAGTGATAAAGTCGCTGTATATGTGGTAAGCGCAAAGGAAATGGATCCTCCTAAAGGAGTTGAAGCTATCGATTGGACTTTGTTAACTAATGTACCAGTTAATAGCACTTTAGATGCCATAGAAAGGATAAATTGGTATAAGCTACGATGGAAAATTGAAGAATACTTTAGAATTTTAAAATCAGGATGTAAAATAGAAAGCTCTCGTTTAACTACAAAGGAAAGGCTACAGAAATTAATTGCTATAAAGAGCATTATTACATTTAAAATTTTATATTTAACAAAAGTGGCTTTATCGCATCCTATGGAGGCTTGCACTAAGGTTCTAAGCAATGAAGAGTGGAAAGCTCTTTACATACGTGAGCATCAAGTGGCCACATTGCCCGAAGAACCTCCAAACATAAAACAAGCTATTATTTGGTTAGGAAAATTAGGTGGGTTTATGAATAGAAAAGGTGATAATTTACCAGGAAGTATGACTCTATGGCGAGGCTATGAAAATCTTAGAGAGAGCATGGTTATGCTTCACATAATAACTTCTCAAAGTTATGGGTAA
- a CDS encoding replicative DNA helicase, which yields MNKLANLLDKELSRNIDKEICKLPQNIEAEQMLIGAMIRDNRICDAVEDTITAENFYDPLHQSIFTQISKTRKHGIVANELSLKMFFENDQAFSECGGVEYLAKLAAKASIALDIYSLTRIIRDTYLRRCLIKLGQEIVGDSYNYDIENPAQMQIEQAMTKLFNLAVKKQGEKTYIKLASSIKDVVEKINMLKNNPEALGITTGYQDLNQLLGGLQKSDLLILAARPSMGKTALALNIALNACKVLQKRADKQNYVAFFSLEMSAEQLTARLITIDSGISYYKALTGKISDFELHEFIDTSTKLSDLPFIIDDTPALSISALRTRIRLLYQLYNIEVVFIDYLQLIRGTTKRSNENRVQEISEVTQGLKAIAKELNIPVVALSQLSRSVEQRDDKKPQLSDLRDSGSIEQDADIVMFLYREEYYELRKQPSEGSNKHREWQEKMEKIRNIAELVIAKQRNGPIGSVKLYFDSGRGAFKDYTERHSL from the coding sequence ATGAATAAATTAGCTAATTTATTGGATAAAGAATTATCAAGAAACATAGACAAAGAGATATGCAAACTGCCGCAGAATATTGAAGCTGAACAAATGTTAATTGGCGCCATGATCCGTGACAATAGGATTTGCGATGCAGTTGAAGATACAATAACAGCAGAAAATTTCTATGATCCATTACATCAGAGTATTTTTACGCAGATATCTAAAACTAGAAAGCATGGTATAGTTGCCAATGAGCTCAGCCTCAAGATGTTTTTTGAAAATGATCAAGCATTCAGTGAGTGCGGAGGTGTTGAATACTTAGCAAAACTTGCAGCTAAAGCAAGCATTGCACTTGATATATATAGTTTGACTAGAATAATCCGAGACACTTATTTGAGGAGGTGTTTAATCAAGCTTGGACAGGAAATAGTTGGTGATAGTTACAACTATGACATTGAAAACCCTGCGCAGATGCAAATTGAACAAGCGATGACGAAATTGTTCAATCTTGCAGTAAAAAAACAGGGTGAAAAAACGTATATAAAGCTCGCAAGCTCTATTAAAGATGTAGTTGAGAAGATTAACATGCTAAAAAATAATCCAGAGGCTCTCGGGATTACAACTGGATATCAGGATCTTAATCAGCTACTTGGTGGTCTGCAAAAATCTGACTTATTAATTCTAGCTGCAAGGCCTTCTATGGGGAAAACAGCACTGGCACTAAATATTGCTCTCAATGCTTGTAAAGTCTTACAAAAGAGAGCTGATAAACAAAATTACGTAGCATTTTTTTCACTAGAAATGTCAGCAGAACAATTAACTGCAAGACTTATCACTATAGATTCAGGAATTAGTTATTATAAAGCATTAACAGGAAAAATCAGCGATTTTGAATTACATGAATTTATTGATACCAGTACTAAATTATCTGATCTACCTTTCATAATAGATGACACTCCTGCTTTGTCGATCAGTGCTCTTCGCACAAGAATACGGTTGCTATATCAATTATATAATATAGAAGTTGTATTTATCGATTATCTCCAATTAATTAGAGGAACTACAAAAAGGAGCAATGAAAATCGAGTGCAAGAAATCTCAGAAGTGACACAAGGGTTAAAAGCAATTGCAAAAGAGCTAAATATTCCTGTTGTTGCGCTATCGCAGCTTTCACGTTCTGTTGAGCAGAGAGATGATAAAAAACCACAGCTTTCTGATTTGCGTGACTCAGGAAGCATAGAGCAAGATGCAGATATAGTAATGTTTCTATACAGAGAAGAATACTATGAACTCAGAAAACAACCAAGTGAAGGAAGCAATAAACATAGAGAATGGCAAGAAAAAATGGAGAAGATTAGAAATATTGCAGAGCTCGTTATTGCAAAACAGCGAAACGGGCCAATTGGAAGCGTTAAGTTGTATTTTGACTCGGGTAGGGGTGCATTTAAAGATTACACTGAAAGGCATAGTTTATAG
- a CDS encoding ferredoxin family protein — MTHFVTDKCIKCKYTDCVEVCPVDCFYEGKNMLVINPDECIDCGVCIPECPVDAIVTDDAVKDLLELDEKLLSSEQKTFKSFYNINIEYSKNWPNITAKKQPLDTAEEYKEKKDKTTYFDENL; from the coding sequence ATGACGCATTTTGTTACAGATAAATGCATAAAATGTAAATATACCGATTGTGTAGAGGTCTGTCCTGTTGACTGCTTCTATGAAGGCAAAAATATGCTTGTAATTAATCCAGATGAGTGCATAGACTGCGGAGTATGCATACCAGAGTGTCCTGTTGATGCTATTGTAACTGATGATGCTGTAAAAGATCTTTTGGAACTAGATGAAAAGCTACTAAGCAGTGAGCAAAAAACTTTTAAGTCATTTTATAATATAAATATAGAATATTCAAAAAACTGGCCAAATATTACAGCTAAAAAACAACCATTAGACACTGCAGAGGAATATAAAGAGAAAAAGGATAAAACAACGTACTTTGACGAAAATCTGTAG
- a CDS encoding transposase, translated as MSNGRKFTKEFKLEVVKLFKDTRKPIARIARDLDIASSVLGLLLPITLRSYYVKHNHALSKIFIASP; from the coding sequence ATGTCTAATGGAAGAAAGTTCACGAAAGAGTTCAAATTAGAGGTTGTAAAATTATTCAAAGATACAAGGAAACCAATTGCAAGAATAGCAAGAGATCTAGATATAGCCTCCAGTGTATTAGGCTTACTTTTACCCATAACTTTGAGAAGTTATTATGTGAAGCATAACCATGCTCTCTCTAAGATTTTCATAGCCTCGCCATAG
- the dprA gene encoding DNA-processing protein DprA yields the protein MKINKLNNEELEIWLSLARTVGPIKFFSILRAYGSLNEASKYLNRLANNKKIYSIQDAQKEINDAQKIGARIIPACDPDYPDLLRNVLDCPPVITVLGDVSLLSREIIAIIGGRNSSMNGRNFANKLALDLSEAGFVTVSGLAKGIDTAANSVIYKNYPTIAVIASGIDIVYPKENFDLYKKITENGGLVITELPFSIQPKPQYFPQRNRIISGVSLGVAVVEASKHSGSLITANFALNQGREVFAVSGFPLDSRCSGSNYLIKNGAKLIESAEDIIESIRFNLPMQQKSLFEIEHYSDSKLDQETVKKEKLQQAKSVLADHINSVPVDVDELILESGLPTNIALMAILELELENRIERSPGNKISLVFSTDC from the coding sequence ATGAAGATAAACAAATTAAACAATGAAGAATTAGAAATATGGTTAAGTTTAGCTAGAACTGTAGGGCCAATAAAATTTTTTAGTATACTAAGAGCTTATGGGTCGCTCAATGAAGCATCAAAATATTTAAATAGGTTAGCTAATAATAAGAAAATATATAGCATTCAAGACGCACAAAAAGAAATCAACGATGCGCAAAAAATTGGAGCTAGAATTATACCAGCATGTGATCCAGATTATCCTGATCTCTTAAGAAATGTGCTAGATTGCCCTCCTGTAATAACTGTACTTGGTGATGTGTCACTGTTAAGTCGTGAAATAATTGCAATAATCGGTGGACGTAATTCTTCAATGAATGGAAGGAATTTTGCTAATAAGTTAGCGCTTGATTTAAGCGAAGCTGGTTTTGTTACTGTTTCTGGGCTTGCGAAAGGAATTGATACTGCAGCAAATAGTGTAATATACAAAAACTATCCAACAATTGCTGTTATAGCAAGCGGAATTGATATAGTGTATCCAAAAGAAAATTTTGATTTGTACAAAAAAATCACTGAGAACGGCGGGTTGGTAATAACTGAGCTTCCATTTTCTATTCAGCCAAAGCCTCAATATTTTCCTCAAAGAAATAGAATTATATCTGGCGTATCGCTTGGTGTTGCAGTAGTTGAAGCATCGAAACACTCTGGTTCCCTAATAACAGCAAATTTTGCTTTAAACCAAGGAAGAGAGGTGTTTGCAGTTTCTGGTTTTCCTTTAGATTCACGCTGTAGTGGTAGCAATTATTTAATCAAAAACGGTGCAAAACTTATTGAATCCGCTGAGGATATAATAGAGAGCATTAGATTCAATTTACCTATGCAACAAAAAAGCCTATTTGAAATTGAACACTATTCTGACTCAAAACTTGACCAGGAAACTGTTAAAAAAGAAAAACTACAACAAGCAAAGTCGGTTTTAGCTGATCATATTAACTCTGTACCTGTTGATGTAGATGAGCTCATTTTGGAAAGTGGATTGCCTACCAATATAGCTTTAATGGCTATTTTAGAGCTAGAGTTGGAAAACAGAATAGAGCGCTCACCAGGAAATAAAATATCACTAGTTTTTAGTACCGACTGTTAA